A genomic window from Anas platyrhynchos isolate ZD024472 breed Pekin duck chromosome 13, IASCAAS_PekinDuck_T2T, whole genome shotgun sequence includes:
- the LOC101800783 gene encoding musculoskeletal embryonic nuclear protein 1 isoform X1: MSQPAPVKKKRPPVKEEDLKGARGNLSKNQEIKSKTYQVMKQCEQMGSAAPSIFSRDRTGGETVFEKPKDEPAKSVFG, translated from the exons ATGTCACAG CCAGCCCCTGTGAAAAAGAAGCGTCCTCCAGTGAAGGAAGAAGATCTCAAAGGAGCTAGAGGAAATCTTTCCAAAAACCAGGAAATTAAATCTAAAACCTACCAAGTCATGAAGCAGTGTG aacaaatgggctctgcagcacctTCCATATTCAGCCGAGATCGGACAGGAGGTGAAACAGTCTTTGAGAAACCTAAAGATGAACCAGCCAAAAGCGTCTTTGGTTGA